In Silene latifolia isolate original U9 population chromosome X, ASM4854445v1, whole genome shotgun sequence, the following proteins share a genomic window:
- the LOC141617255 gene encoding uncharacterized protein LOC141617255, which yields MRRYATTVYGPWLVGGDFNSIMRAGDTIGGAEVTLADILPMRTTVDECQLQEGKIIGSYITWNNKHENGTKVYSKIDRVLINDDWLQMFPDSVAHFLPQGVFDHCPCVVQYTMANTRRKSSFKYFNMWALAHNFEDVVRFGWQVDIQGTPMYRVAKNLKGLKHSLQKLNREQFSDIENLTHVIEIALQKYQEKLRDDPLNTELCKAERECAHDLMGLIKAKELYLAQKAKENLG from the coding sequence ATGAGAAGGTATGCCACCACAGTTTATGGGCCTTGGCTTGTGGGTGGTGATTTCAATAGTATCATGAGAGCGGGAGATACAATTGGAGGTGCCGAAGTTACTTTGGCTGATATTCTGCCTATGAGAACAACTGTAGATGAGTGTCAGTTACAGGAAGGCAAAATTATTGGGTCTTACATTACTTGGAATAATAAGCACGAAAATGGAACCAAAGTATATAGTAAGATTGATAGAGTCTTGATAAATGATGATTGGCTGCAGATGTTCCCTGATTCAGTGGCTCACTTCCTACCTCAGGGGGTGTTTGACCACTGCCCATGTGTGGTTCAGTACACTATGGCCAACACAAGGAGGAAATCCTCtttcaaatattttaatatgtgggcaCTAGCTCATAATTTTGAAGATGTAGTGAGGTTTGGTTGGCAGGTTGATATTCAGGGGACTCCTATGTATAGAGTCGCCAAAAAcctcaaaggtttgaaacatagcCTGCAGAAATTGAACAGGGAGCAATTTAGTGATATTGAGAATTTAACTCATGTTATTGAAATTGCTCTACAGAAGTATCAGGAGAAATTGAGGGATGACCCTCTTAATACTGAGTTGTGTAAAGCTGAGAGAGAGTGTGCTCATGATCTGATGGGGTTGATTAAGGCTAAGGAACTGTACCTAGCTCAGAAAGCAAAAGAAAACTTGGGTTAA